Proteins encoded in a region of the Mucilaginibacter sabulilitoris genome:
- a CDS encoding glycoside hydrolase family 2 TIM barrel-domain containing protein: MRKYIAIIVNLLFTLSGYAQLVDKTPAPIPNVPVVYDAEPWENPQVDGINRDPARATAYSYASVQEALAGDREKSGRILSLNGYWDFSYASKPTDAPKDFYRNRVSGWKKIIVPSSIEMQGYDRPIYKSAVYPFRPVNPPHVPQDYNGVGSYQRTFTLPANWKDMNITLHFGGVSSGFKVWLNGKFLGYGEDSFLPSEFNITPYLQAGENVVSVQVIRWSDGYFLEDQDQWRMSGIHREVMLLAEPKLRIADFQWQAKLDKQYKDAVFSIRPRIENLTGKAVPGYKIEARLFDKNNKAVLQKPIERSVESIINEIYPRLDNVKFGLLETKLKNPDKWSDEEPNLYTLTLSLVDSTGHTLEVKSCKVGIRSIEFGKGNGKLLINGKITYLYGVNRPDHDPIKGKALSREDILNDVRTIKRFNFNCIRTSHYPMDPYLYDLCDQYGILVIDEANLETHGLGSKLSNDPMWTGAYLDRATRMVMRDKNHPSIIIWSLGNEAGRGPNHAAMAGWIHDFDITRPVHYEPAQGTPQAEGYIDPTDPRYPKTNDHSHRLQNPIDQPYVDIVSRMYPGLYTAPLLANQQNGDTRPIFFVEYSHAMGNSNGNLKEFWDQWRSTKRIIGGAIWEFKDQGLLKKDSAGTPYYAYGGDYGEHYFDNFTIKGIVASDGRPKPAIYECKHVFQPAVCELTDAAKGLIHIKNWHSVANLNEYDVYLQVREDGNIIAKKQLPHINLVADGDTVISIKSYLPTLKSGHEYLADIHFTLAEDKPWAAKGYEVAEDQFELNSSTLVTKSRSANYPNITLADDASVYNISGGNFKIQISKTNGALNSYLWNGKQQIFAPLLPHFTRPVTDNDHRGWKAEKKLKSWFNNEPKLKSITVEQPQKGVVKVNSTYTLIGDSAIVKIVYSIKGDGNIKIEYDLHADKNLPNLPKVGMQTAILRADSNITYYGRGPYENYVDRRTGSDAGVYSKPIHQFMEPYVVPQENGNRTDVRWMLLSDNKTGGLLVVADSLLSMSAWPYTEDNIVHAKHTNKLKDASFITLNIDLKQMGVGGNDSWSEVAEPLEQYRIPSGNYHYSFYIAPYSGAADKAGDAARKIKFK; the protein is encoded by the coding sequence ATGCGAAAATACATAGCCATAATAGTTAATCTGTTATTTACCCTTAGCGGTTACGCTCAGTTGGTTGATAAAACCCCTGCTCCTATACCCAATGTGCCTGTTGTTTACGATGCAGAGCCATGGGAAAACCCACAGGTTGATGGCATTAACCGCGACCCGGCACGCGCAACAGCTTATTCTTATGCCAGTGTGCAGGAAGCTTTAGCAGGTGATCGGGAAAAGTCGGGCAGGATACTGTCGTTAAATGGTTATTGGGATTTTAGCTATGCATCAAAACCTACCGATGCACCAAAGGATTTTTATAGGAACCGGGTAAGCGGGTGGAAAAAGATCATTGTACCATCAAGTATTGAAATGCAAGGATATGACAGGCCGATATACAAAAGCGCGGTTTACCCTTTCCGGCCGGTTAATCCGCCTCATGTGCCGCAGGATTATAATGGTGTAGGCAGTTATCAACGCACATTTACCTTGCCAGCCAACTGGAAGGATATGAATATTACCCTGCATTTTGGCGGTGTTAGTTCTGGTTTTAAGGTGTGGTTGAACGGGAAATTCTTAGGCTATGGTGAGGATAGTTTTTTACCCTCCGAGTTTAATATTACCCCGTATTTGCAGGCCGGAGAAAATGTGGTATCGGTACAGGTGATCCGCTGGAGCGATGGCTACTTTTTGGAAGACCAGGATCAATGGCGCATGAGTGGTATCCACCGGGAGGTAATGCTGCTGGCCGAACCAAAATTGAGAATAGCCGATTTTCAATGGCAGGCCAAACTCGATAAACAGTATAAAGACGCGGTGTTCAGCATTCGCCCGCGGATAGAGAACCTTACCGGTAAAGCTGTTCCTGGATATAAGATCGAGGCTCGGCTTTTTGATAAAAACAACAAGGCGGTTTTACAGAAACCGATTGAACGCAGTGTAGAAAGCATTATTAATGAAATATATCCGCGGTTAGACAATGTAAAATTCGGCTTGCTGGAAACCAAACTGAAAAACCCCGATAAGTGGAGTGATGAAGAACCAAACCTGTACACGCTGACACTCTCGCTGGTTGACAGCACCGGTCACACGCTTGAAGTAAAAAGCTGCAAAGTTGGTATCCGGAGTATTGAGTTTGGTAAGGGCAACGGCAAGTTGCTTATCAACGGGAAGATAACTTACCTGTATGGTGTAAACCGTCCCGATCACGATCCGATAAAAGGTAAGGCCTTGTCGCGCGAGGATATTTTGAACGATGTGCGCACGATCAAGAGATTTAATTTCAATTGTATCCGCACCAGTCATTATCCAATGGACCCATACTTGTACGACCTGTGCGATCAGTACGGTATCCTCGTAATTGATGAAGCCAATCTGGAAACGCATGGTTTGGGTTCAAAATTAAGTAACGACCCCATGTGGACCGGCGCCTATCTCGACCGGGCTACACGCATGGTGATGCGCGATAAAAATCATCCGAGCATTATCATCTGGAGTTTAGGCAACGAGGCCGGGCGCGGGCCTAATCATGCGGCAATGGCCGGTTGGATCCATGATTTTGACATTACCCGCCCGGTGCATTACGAACCGGCACAGGGAACACCACAGGCAGAAGGATATATTGATCCGACAGATCCGCGCTATCCTAAAACTAACGACCATTCTCATCGCTTGCAAAACCCAATCGATCAGCCTTATGTGGATATTGTGAGCCGCATGTATCCCGGCTTGTATACAGCTCCTTTGCTGGCTAACCAGCAGAACGGCGATACCCGGCCTATATTTTTTGTGGAGTATTCCCACGCGATGGGCAACTCTAATGGTAACCTGAAAGAATTTTGGGATCAGTGGCGGTCAACCAAACGCATTATCGGTGGTGCAATCTGGGAGTTTAAAGATCAGGGTTTGTTAAAGAAAGATTCAGCCGGTACACCATATTATGCCTACGGCGGCGACTATGGCGAGCATTATTTTGATAATTTCACCATCAAGGGAATCGTGGCGTCAGATGGTCGTCCCAAGCCTGCCATATACGAATGCAAGCATGTTTTTCAACCCGCTGTTTGCGAATTAACCGATGCAGCTAAAGGGCTCATCCATATCAAAAACTGGCATAGTGTAGCTAACCTGAATGAATATGATGTGTACCTGCAGGTACGGGAAGATGGCAATATCATCGCTAAAAAACAATTGCCGCATATTAACCTTGTAGCTGATGGGGATACGGTTATTAGCATAAAGTCTTATCTGCCCACATTAAAGTCCGGTCACGAATACCTGGCTGATATTCATTTTACACTTGCGGAAGATAAACCCTGGGCAGCAAAAGGGTATGAGGTGGCTGAAGATCAGTTTGAACTTAACTCGAGTACACTTGTCACAAAATCTAGGTCTGCTAATTATCCCAATATTACTTTAGCGGATGATGCATCTGTATATAATATCAGCGGGGGCAATTTTAAAATTCAAATCAGTAAAACGAATGGTGCGTTGAACTCTTACTTATGGAATGGAAAACAGCAGATATTTGCACCCTTGTTACCGCACTTTACCAGACCTGTCACAGATAATGATCATCGCGGATGGAAAGCTGAGAAGAAATTAAAGTCATGGTTTAATAATGAACCTAAGCTAAAAAGTATTACTGTAGAGCAACCCCAAAAGGGAGTTGTAAAAGTTAACAGCACTTATACTTTAATTGGTGATAGCGCAATAGTAAAAATAGTATATTCAATAAAAGGGGATGGCAATATAAAAATTGAGTATGATTTACACGCCGATAAAAACCTTCCCAACTTGCCTAAAGTGGGTATGCAAACGGCTATCCTCCGGGCCGATAGCAACATCACCTATTACGGCCGGGGCCCGTATGAGAACTACGTCGACAGGCGCACAGGGTCTGACGCAGGTGTTTATTCGAAACCCATTCATCAGTTTATGGAGCCCTATGTGGTGCCGCAGGAAAATGGTAACCGTACAGATGTACGCTGGATGTTGTTATCTGACAACAAGACCGGTGGTCTGCTGGTGGTAGCCGATAGTTTGCTTAGTATGAGCGCCTGGCCTTACACGGAGGATAATATAGTACATGCCAAACACACCAACAAGCTGAAAGACGCGAGTTTTATTACCCTCAACATTGATCTGAAGCAGATGGGCGTGGGAGGTAATGATAGCTGGAGTGAAGTAGCCGAGCCACTTGAGCAATATCGCATACCATCGGGAAATTATCATTATAGTTTTTATATCGCGCCTTACAGTGGTGCTGCTGATAAAGCAGGTGATGCGGCCCGTAAAATAAAATTCAAATAA
- a CDS encoding alpha-L-rhamnosidase-related protein: protein MNIIYTYKKFKNWSVVMLCFGFMFFADMARAQKATWIWYPGDYEVWLSNKMQNRRTERGAFFPPFWKLDSHYALIDFHKDFVLPNAETVELAVEGQYNVKLDGKAFSGYPKSINIPAGKHRLSLKVYNQGGVPAIYVKGPHLASDTSWLVTYEDKEWIDASGKTSDVSATQYVAAGAWNFDSADKTPSTFRLPTEEHRPEKTERKEHSILVDFGKETFGYAKLIGLKGTGNVKVCYGESKEEALATATCELLDSIHINQPQKADFTMEGSRAFRYINVLFDDNVSADDISMLYEYSPVEQRGSFRCSDDEINKIWDVSAYTLHLNTREFFIDGIKRDRWVWSGDAYQSYLMNYYLYFDSPTVTRTLYALRGKDPVTSHINTIMDYTFYWFMGIYDYYQYTGDKSFIKQMYPRMQSLMSYCLSRRDKDGLMEGLPGDWVFIDWADKLSKQGEVSFEQLLLCRSLETMALCANIMQDKPGATRYNQLSTGLKSKIFTYYWNNQKHALVHSRVNGKQTDNVTRYANMFSIFFNYFTEAQKHDVKKYVLLNDKVQKITTPYMRFYELEALCAMGEQSYVLKEMKDYWGGMLKLGATTFWEEYDPNKSGSAHYAMYGRPFGKSLCHAWGASPIYLLGKYYLGVKPTAPAYQQYTIEPKLGGLQWMEGSVPTPKGDIKVYCSTKQIKVSGDTGTGILRFASSSTPVCKEGSVKAKGKNIYELSIAKGTKYTVDYSAL from the coding sequence ATGAATATCATTTATACCTATAAGAAATTTAAAAACTGGTCGGTTGTTATGCTCTGTTTTGGCTTTATGTTTTTTGCAGACATGGCCCGAGCGCAGAAAGCAACATGGATCTGGTACCCGGGTGATTATGAAGTATGGCTAAGCAATAAAATGCAAAACAGGCGTACCGAACGCGGGGCATTTTTTCCGCCGTTCTGGAAACTCGACAGCCATTACGCGCTTATTGATTTTCATAAGGACTTCGTGCTGCCCAATGCCGAAACAGTAGAACTTGCTGTTGAAGGGCAGTATAATGTGAAGCTTGATGGAAAAGCTTTCTCTGGTTATCCAAAATCTATTAATATCCCGGCAGGTAAGCATAGGTTAAGCCTAAAGGTGTATAACCAGGGTGGTGTACCTGCTATATATGTAAAGGGGCCGCATCTGGCATCGGACACATCATGGCTGGTTACCTATGAAGACAAGGAATGGATTGACGCCTCAGGCAAAACATCGGATGTATCGGCTACACAGTACGTAGCTGCCGGGGCATGGAATTTTGATTCGGCTGATAAAACGCCATCTACATTTCGTTTGCCTACTGAAGAACATCGTCCGGAAAAAACAGAAAGAAAAGAACACTCCATACTGGTTGACTTTGGTAAGGAGACTTTCGGTTACGCTAAGTTGATCGGACTAAAAGGAACCGGTAATGTTAAGGTTTGCTATGGTGAGTCAAAAGAAGAAGCGCTGGCTACCGCTACCTGCGAACTGTTAGACAGTATACATATTAACCAGCCGCAAAAGGCTGATTTTACTATGGAAGGCTCACGGGCTTTCAGGTATATTAACGTTTTGTTTGATGATAATGTGAGTGCAGATGACATATCCATGCTGTATGAATATTCGCCGGTAGAGCAAAGAGGGAGCTTCCGTTGTTCTGACGACGAGATCAATAAAATATGGGATGTGTCGGCTTATACCCTGCATCTGAACACCCGCGAATTCTTTATTGATGGCATTAAACGCGATAGGTGGGTATGGTCGGGTGATGCCTATCAAAGCTATTTGATGAATTATTATCTCTATTTTGATTCGCCTACTGTTACCCGCACTTTATATGCACTCAGGGGAAAAGATCCGGTGACCAGTCACATTAATACCATTATGGACTATACCTTTTACTGGTTTATGGGTATTTATGATTATTATCAGTACACAGGCGACAAAAGCTTTATTAAACAAATGTACCCACGCATGCAAAGCCTGATGAGCTATTGCTTATCTCGCAGGGATAAGGATGGGCTGATGGAAGGTTTGCCCGGTGATTGGGTATTTATTGACTGGGCGGATAAACTGAGCAAACAGGGCGAAGTAAGTTTTGAACAATTGCTGCTCTGCCGTAGCCTGGAAACTATGGCTTTGTGTGCCAATATCATGCAGGATAAGCCGGGTGCAACGCGATATAATCAATTGTCAACAGGGTTAAAATCAAAAATATTCACTTATTACTGGAACAATCAGAAACATGCTTTGGTGCATAGCCGTGTAAATGGTAAGCAAACAGATAATGTAACCCGCTATGCCAACATGTTCTCCATTTTCTTTAACTATTTCACTGAGGCACAAAAGCATGATGTTAAAAAATATGTACTGCTGAACGATAAAGTTCAAAAGATAACCACCCCGTACATGCGCTTTTATGAACTGGAAGCCCTTTGCGCTATGGGAGAGCAAAGTTATGTGCTTAAAGAAATGAAAGATTACTGGGGAGGCATGCTTAAACTGGGAGCCACCACCTTTTGGGAGGAATATGATCCTAACAAAAGCGGATCTGCGCACTATGCCATGTATGGTCGTCCGTTTGGTAAAAGTTTGTGCCATGCCTGGGGTGCAAGCCCCATATACCTGTTGGGTAAATACTATTTGGGTGTTAAACCTACTGCACCGGCATATCAGCAATATACTATAGAACCAAAACTGGGTGGCTTGCAATGGATGGAAGGCAGTGTTCCCACACCAAAAGGAGATATAAAAGTGTACTGCAGTACCAAACAAATTAAGGTAAGTGGCGATACCGGTACAGGAATTTTACGTTTTGCGAGCAGTTCTACGCCGGTTTGTAAAGAAGGCTCTGTAAAAGCAAAAGGTAAAAATATTTATGAACTGAGCATTGCCAAAGGGACGAAATATACGGTTGATTATAGTGCGCTGTAA
- a CDS encoding sodium:solute symporter family transporter gives MSNIVSRLTTLDYAVVAFYLIILMIIGYRASFGNKKKSDETLFLANKSLSWSSIGFNMWGTNVGPSMLLAFASIGYTTGIVAVNFDWYAFVFLMLLALVFAPKYIAAKVSTMPEFMGNRYGDSTRNILAWYALIKMLISWLSLGLFAGGFLVRQILGIPMWQSVIVLVSFAGLFAFTGGLKAIAKVNVFQMLLLIGVSLTLTVLGVNKAGGLSAVFHKVPGNYWNLIHPASDVKYPWYAILLGYPISAVAFFCTDQAMVQSVLGAKSLEQGQLGVNFIGWLKILSLPLFILTGILCFILYPHLSDPALAYMTMVTNLFPPGMNGLVIVVLIAVLVGTIGSSLNSLSTVFTMDVYAEKINPNATNKDLIRVGRITVVAGCIFAIGMALAIDSIKGLNLFDVFQSVLGFIAPPLAVVFLLTVYWKRTTRKAVNIVLSVGSAFSLGTGVVYLWVFPSDQYHFWPHYLLLSFYIFVFLTVSAIIISLLDSSPEIYQPDAEEISRIAKPTKRVKLAWALLTVVMIILYIIFNGH, from the coding sequence ATGAGCAATATCGTGTCACGTTTAACCACATTAGATTATGCTGTGGTAGCCTTTTACCTGATTATTCTCATGATAATCGGCTATCGGGCCAGCTTCGGTAACAAGAAGAAATCTGACGAAACGCTTTTCCTGGCTAATAAATCACTGAGTTGGTCGAGCATCGGTTTCAACATGTGGGGTACCAATGTTGGGCCATCCATGTTGCTGGCTTTTGCCAGTATTGGTTATACAACCGGTATTGTCGCTGTTAATTTCGATTGGTACGCTTTTGTATTCCTGATGCTGCTGGCACTGGTTTTCGCACCAAAATATATTGCAGCGAAAGTGTCAACCATGCCCGAATTTATGGGTAACCGTTATGGCGATTCAACCCGTAATATCTTGGCCTGGTATGCCCTTATTAAAATGCTTATCTCCTGGCTGTCATTAGGTTTGTTTGCCGGTGGTTTCCTGGTGCGGCAAATATTGGGTATACCTATGTGGCAATCAGTGATTGTGCTGGTTTCGTTCGCGGGGTTATTCGCTTTTACGGGTGGGTTAAAAGCCATTGCTAAAGTAAACGTGTTCCAAATGCTGCTACTCATTGGTGTGTCCTTAACCTTAACCGTTTTGGGTGTAAATAAAGCCGGTGGGTTATCGGCCGTTTTTCATAAAGTACCAGGCAATTACTGGAATCTGATCCATCCGGCCAGCGATGTTAAATATCCATGGTATGCTATTTTATTAGGTTACCCGATATCCGCAGTTGCCTTTTTCTGCACCGACCAGGCGATGGTACAATCGGTGTTAGGTGCCAAAAGTTTGGAACAGGGACAGTTGGGTGTGAATTTTATAGGCTGGCTCAAAATATTATCGCTGCCTTTATTTATTCTTACCGGTATTTTATGTTTTATCCTATACCCGCATCTGAGTGACCCGGCGCTGGCCTATATGACCATGGTTACCAACCTTTTTCCACCCGGTATGAATGGTCTCGTGATTGTAGTATTGATAGCTGTTTTAGTTGGTACCATAGGTTCCTCATTAAATTCGTTAAGCACCGTGTTTACCATGGATGTTTACGCCGAAAAGATAAACCCTAATGCTACCAATAAAGATCTGATCAGGGTTGGGAGAATAACAGTTGTAGCCGGCTGCATATTTGCCATTGGCATGGCGCTGGCTATTGATAGTATTAAAGGGTTAAACCTGTTTGATGTTTTTCAATCGGTACTGGGCTTTATAGCTCCGCCGCTGGCAGTGGTTTTTTTGTTAACGGTTTACTGGAAACGTACCACCCGCAAAGCGGTGAATATTGTACTTTCCGTCGGTTCTGCCTTTAGTTTGGGTACAGGTGTAGTTTATTTGTGGGTTTTTCCTTCAGATCAGTATCACTTTTGGCCGCATTATCTGCTGCTGTCATTTTATATTTTTGTTTTCCTTACTGTATCAGCAATTATTATCTCCTTACTGGATTCCTCGCCCGAGATATATCAACCCGATGCGGAGGAAATCAGCAGGATTGCAAAACCAACTAAGCGCGTAAAGTTAGCCTGGGCATTACTTACAGTGGTGATGATCATTTTATACATCATTTTTAACGGACATTAA
- a CDS encoding Gfo/Idh/MocA family protein, protein MMQKLMKIGILGLGEGRSTMSAALQSDKLELKMVCDMNIEMCKRRAEEFNFHHYTTNYQDMLDDPEIDIIAIYTPDHLHADHVKQALLHGKHVVCTKPFIDDLSKAAELLELVEKSGKRVFVGQSSRFFEPMKKQRKDYEDGLIGELITVEAYYHADHRWFLEKPWSLQQAFKWLYGGLSHPTDFIRWYLPNIEEVMGYGMLSANGAKGGLKNPDTMHFIFKAKDGRIARVSGCYTGPVQPVTRDSEMSCVLRGMEGCSQGDYMDLRYAITDKTGEERMLTWEHKLKHYFRFEGKSHHAGEYQNYLEYFAGSLTEGYTAYPDIKEGIGTIALLQAMDRSLQTGQPVKVDDILAEFHLTANQLSA, encoded by the coding sequence ATGATGCAAAAATTAATGAAGATAGGAATATTAGGATTAGGCGAAGGCCGCAGTACCATGTCGGCAGCATTGCAAAGCGATAAACTAGAGCTGAAGATGGTTTGCGATATGAATATAGAGATGTGTAAACGCAGGGCCGAAGAGTTTAACTTCCATCATTATACTACCAATTACCAGGATATGCTTGATGACCCGGAAATTGACATTATAGCCATTTATACGCCCGATCACCTGCATGCCGACCATGTAAAGCAAGCGCTGCTGCATGGTAAGCACGTAGTTTGTACCAAACCCTTTATTGATGATTTGAGTAAAGCTGCTGAATTGTTGGAACTGGTAGAAAAAAGCGGTAAACGGGTATTTGTTGGTCAAAGTTCGCGGTTTTTTGAGCCGATGAAAAAGCAACGTAAGGATTATGAAGACGGGCTGATAGGTGAGCTGATCACCGTCGAAGCTTATTACCATGCCGACCACCGCTGGTTTCTTGAAAAACCATGGTCATTACAACAGGCATTTAAATGGCTGTACGGCGGCTTAAGCCACCCAACCGATTTTATACGCTGGTATTTGCCCAATATTGAAGAGGTAATGGGCTATGGCATGCTGAGTGCTAACGGAGCGAAGGGCGGTTTAAAGAACCCTGATACCATGCATTTTATTTTTAAAGCAAAAGATGGCCGCATTGCCCGGGTAAGCGGCTGCTATACAGGTCCGGTACAACCTGTAACCCGGGATAGCGAAATGAGCTGCGTATTAAGAGGTATGGAAGGTTGTAGTCAGGGCGATTATATGGACCTGCGCTATGCTATAACCGATAAAACAGGTGAGGAACGTATGCTTACCTGGGAGCATAAATTAAAACACTACTTCCGTTTTGAAGGCAAAAGCCACCATGCCGGTGAATATCAAAACTATTTAGAATATTTTGCAGGCAGCCTTACCGAAGGCTATACCGCTTACCCGGATATTAAAGAGGGGATAGGTACTATAGCGCTGTTACAGGCTATGGATCGTTCGCTGCAAACTGGCCAGCCGGTAAAAGTAGATGATATTTTAGCTGAATTTCATTTAACCGCTAACCAGTTAAGCGCATGA
- a CDS encoding L-rhamnose mutarotase has protein sequence MRLSKKIFKMVLICIAIGFGCFSGCKQPAAKSNSTSSAKSEQVKRPVIVEIIGPKDSVFHSHALNNLAKGFALDTDDITQWKNRIAVYVAIPNPDELVSRIKSEYPQDTVKYFDNPFYNFNRKMCADTISSTKWENIVLSANLVNDPKLQQEYLNYHATQFQQWPEVSKGFCNANFQQLLVFKNGRQLMLVISIPKGESLDKLNPLTTKNNPRVDEWNKLMAKYQEGLPGTKPGEVWVFFKPLGILKQK, from the coding sequence ATGAGATTGAGCAAAAAGATATTTAAAATGGTATTAATATGTATTGCAATTGGTTTCGGGTGCTTTTCGGGCTGTAAACAACCTGCCGCAAAATCAAACAGCACTTCATCAGCGAAATCCGAGCAAGTAAAAAGACCTGTTATTGTGGAGATCATAGGCCCTAAAGATTCCGTATTCCATTCACATGCACTTAATAACCTGGCTAAAGGTTTTGCACTTGATACAGATGATATCACTCAGTGGAAAAACCGCATTGCTGTATATGTTGCTATACCTAATCCCGATGAACTTGTCAGTAGAATAAAATCAGAATACCCACAGGACACGGTTAAATATTTCGATAACCCATTTTACAATTTCAACCGAAAGATGTGTGCGGATACCATCAGTTCAACAAAATGGGAAAACATAGTATTAAGCGCCAACCTGGTAAATGATCCCAAACTACAACAGGAATACCTGAACTATCACGCTACTCAATTTCAGCAATGGCCCGAGGTATCCAAAGGGTTCTGCAATGCGAATTTTCAGCAGTTACTGGTATTTAAAAACGGCAGGCAGTTAATGCTGGTGATCAGCATACCCAAAGGTGAAAGCCTTGATAAACTCAATCCATTAACAACAAAGAACAATCCACGGGTAGATGAATGGAACAAACTGATGGCAAAATATCAGGAAGGTTTGCCTGGAACAAAACCCGGCGAAGTATGGGTGTTTTTTAAGCCTTTGGGAATATTAAAACAGAAATAA